Part of the Oncorhynchus keta strain PuntledgeMale-10-30-2019 chromosome 31, Oket_V2, whole genome shotgun sequence genome, ATCTCTAAAACGTGTCTGTAAATAGTGGTATAGTAACATTCATGGCCAGTGATTACACTTGCTGTCTGACTAGAGTACTTTATAGATTTAATTATGATATTCTATGCATTTCCTTTCACTGACTGTCAATCATTAAAGGgccaatcagcagtagaaaccaTAACAAAAAACACCCCACTGCGATAACGTTTgtaatgaaaaaataaataatcataaacaGTGCTATGATATAACAAGTCCatgatataaaaatatatatgtttgtttacatttactttgttgaCATACATTGGAgttaaacaagcttatattttaggTTCTGATACAGTACgatagttgaactaagctcatgaggcatttataagttatattcttcaggaatcaatgggtacatatcattactttagaagtccaaaaatgtatgtaggaactgctgattgcccctttaagattTAATAGCGATGTGGCCcataaatgtgtgttttggtcTGTAACAAGGTCCTCAATATTATTTGTAAATGTCCACACCCTGCGCCCCAATAAGGATTTGAATGTTGACTGTTATTATAGGTCATTCAACCACTTTCTTTGAGATTACTGTGCAGCTTTTCCCTCCAGACTTTGAGCATGATTCCTGAAGACCGGCACACCTATGCCAAGCATTGACACATAGTTTACCTTCCCTATTGATTCTCCCTCCAGAGCATGGCAAGTCCCCTGGAGAAGGTGGTGGCCCAGAAGAAAGAGGCCATCGAGGCTGTGATGGAGAGTTTCGAGCGAGGGGCGGAGGTGTTGGCCAGCGCAGTAGGCGAGCTCTTCCCTCTCTGTGTGGCAGCCGCACCTGTCCTACGACTAGCCCTGGACAACGTGCAGAGCAAAGAGGTCTTCTATGTCAAAGAGCAGTTCCTGGCCGTGAGGAACAAGCTGGATGTACTGTCCACCCAGCTAGAGGACATTGATTGTGAGATTAAGAAGGGTCGGCTGGATTCCCAGTACTTCTCGGTGGAGGAGAACATCAGGAACCAGTTCCGGAAATACATGGACATTCTGGAGGCCAAACCACAGTTTCAGGAGGTCAAGAAGAGACTGTTTCTGGAGCACTTCTCCAAGACCGGAGGGGAGAAGAACCTGTATGTGCTGTATGATGCTCTGATGGGCACCAACAGCTTTGGGGAGTCCATCttggaggtggtggagaggtaAAGTGTTCTTAACCATGCTAAATGGACCTTTATGCACTTGGGGAGCATGGTGTTTGTTGAGTATTTTAGTTCGAGAACACTTGTGTTATCAATTTGAACTGTTAACTTGTGATTATGGTAAATAGGATGACTACTTTTATTGTTATTCATAACAACTGAGTGGTTGGTTCTCCATCTGTCTCAGGTATGAGGCGAGGAACAGGCGCCTACTGGAGGACTTCTGTGTGAGGATGAAGGAGCTCTTCTGCCTGGGCCTGATTGCCCTGCTGGGCCACTGTGCCCTCACCAAGGGCCCCGATGAGGAGCAGGAAACCATTCAGGTCTGGAGCAGAGAAATCGAGAGAGTGGAATTAAAGATGAAGGCATGCATTGAGGCCTGCGTAGCAGCCTTCCCTGAACAGGCCTGCCTTGATGCCCAGCGTCTTCTCCAGGAAAAAGAGGAACGGAATCTTCAGGACACGGCTCAGGAAGTACAGGAATTTCTCACCAGGAAGTACGACTGGGTGAGCTGGTCCGTCCGAGTGGTCAACCACTCTGGCAGCAGCTATCGGAACTGGCGTGCCGGGGACCACTTCCAACACATGGCCGGTCAGAACTGGTTTGAGGTGCTGCAGGTGAACGATACCAACCTGGTGGTTTCCTACAGCACCAGTCCCCAACCGGTGCCCCGCGACTGCATCCGGCAACTGATGGAGGGGCCGGGGAAGAAGGGTGATGCCCAGGCCGTGGTGGGGGTCCTAGAGAAGCAGCTGGCAGGGTTTGTGGTGCATGCTGTCAGTCACCATAAGGAGAGTGAGGCCACCTGGAGCTTCCCTGAGGACTGCCACTACTGGGAGAGGCACAAGAACGTGGCGCTGTGTATACACTCGGAGTGATGCTGATAGAGGTGCAACAAGTCAGACAAATAGGGACCATTATGTAATCAACCTGAAGGGTTATTCTAAATTCTGAATTGACCAACTCTAAGAGGATGTGTGGGAAATTATGGTAAATGGTGATGAGGTTTTGTGAATACGCCATGCAGTTTGTCTTAGCCATTACATAATACTATGCACTGTGTATAGCAAGTATCTTTGGTGGCAATTAGATTCACTGTATAGAAATCTGAATCTTTTGCTAATTGGAGGCAGTGTTACAATAGTCCAGTGTTCGCAGAGTACTTAATGAACTGAATATGCATTTTATTATAAGTGACGAACCCCTACCATAATTTATGACCACATTTTACTCAATACTCTCTCGTAGTTAAATAGCTTAACTCAATGCACCCTACTGCCAATAGGAATAACCTTGCTGACCACAATTCCACAGAGATGATTTTGCTGAGATTGCAACTGCTGAGCTGGGCTCTCATTTTGTCTCTCTACGACACAGGCTGACCTACATTACAATGAAAGAGACCATGGAAGCTATTTTGCCATCCGTGAAAACAACTTGGCAGTGTTCTCTACTGTGCCTTGTCTTCACAACACACTCAAACCCTTGCTTCTGAACCTATAGCAGGCATGCTGCAGTAGCAGAACTTTAATGGTATTACCTCCTGAGCTGTGCCTATTTGTGAACAGATGACTTATGCCAGTTGTTACAGCATGTATGTGAAGTGATGTTTAATTGACGAATCTTTCTAATTCCTACTAATTCAGTCATAATAAAAACAACATCCGAATTCTAAATATGTCATTATGCTTTGTGACAATAAACGGCAACACATCAGCTGTTATTGGATGTaatactgtgtatgtgtgtcttgcCTGTCTTGTGTAAACATGTTGACGTCTATTGCCATTAAAGCAAGCTAGTGCACTCGCACTCACCGGGGCCCCTACTAATTGAATTGATATTTGCACATAAGTCAGCGTTTCCTGTCCACAGCTTTGGTTGGATAGTCTATGAATAACCTTTGGCTGCGCTAATATCCTGAAGACGAGCTCCAAAGTGCTTGGATCAGCATGATGGAATCACACATTATCGGTGTTGGAGGTGGAGAGCGGTGGAAACGGCCATCATTTCTTGGCCGGTGGAGTAACTATATGGTTCTGCCAGGGCTTTAGCCTCAGTGCTACACTATCGTCAATCAAGCCTGTCAAAATGGATTGAGTGCAGTCTGTATTATACAGTGAAGTTGGAAATAGACCTTTTTTAATCATCCTCCTGTCTTCCATGCACCCTCCCTTAATGTGTTTATGGGATGTGTGAGGAAAACAAGGGTTAAGAGATTTCTTATTGTTTACTGGGGTGATATAATAGGGTAACAGTTCTCCTCTCTGAAGGTTGAGTTTCATAGTTAAGGGTATGAGTTCCATAAGACGGGTCTCATTGATCATACATTTACCACCATTGAAAAACAGGTGGTGTTGAAAAGATATAGAATGCTGCAGACCGATGGGTGTCAAATATTCGCCATTAAAGAGCACTTCTCTTCAAACACACCATAAAACCTGTCCTGCAGACCACTGGTGCAATGCATCGTCACAACAGGATAAACAATACCACAAAGTTGAATTCCATTGCCAACTTTTTCCCAGGAGGACGGGAAATGGGAGTTAACAGGGCATCCCTGGACTAAATTTTGCTCTTCATGTAGCCTAGCATGGTAGGCTAAAGTATAGTATATAAGTATGGAAATAATTGCAACGTCTCAATTCATAGGCTGGTGGggtttatgttttatttttttaaatacaggaTTGGAGCCATGTTGTCCCTCTCCATGGTCTGTTTATCACTGTAGGTTGGTGGTTAGTTCAGCTCTTATTACATAAACCATACAGCATAAGCCCATGGAACGTCTTGTATTCATTAGTGGTTCTGTGGGCTTTTCCTGGGTAACTTCTATTGATCCATGGAGCTCTACTCCTGCATAAAGAGCTTTCCCTGTGATAGCACGTCAATTCCAACTGCCAATATGGAACGATCAAAGCTTCTATTTGCGAGCCTGATCTATTGAGGGAGTCTGCTTTGTGGGGAAGGAGCTACGGTTATTTGGTTCATCTGGATGAAAATATCATCTGTTTTTCCCCATAATGAACTAGAAAGGTTGTATGGGGACATGGAGCCGGTGCTACTCTGAAGACAGAGGGCGCTATCAACAAACAGATCAACAGTCTTCTCATTGGTCTTCTCTAAGACTCcctcagaatgacagattttgcaTGGTGATTCTCCACAATCTGCAGCTGTCTCAAAGCAGTTAGGGATTAACATTGGATGGCTTTGACCACATATTGTGCATGAGCATGTTTGATTTTTCATACCAGATTATTTGCAATATGTGGTAAAATGGTAAACCTTTCAAAACTAGAACATAATCCTAATCTGAAGACATTTTCCAAAACATCTTGATTTTTACTTTCACTTTCATAAAGTATTCAAAGATTCCCATAATTCAACAGGACCACGTGTAGCTGATGTAAGCAGTGGCACTGCTGAATGTCAGAGTATTGATCCCTGTCTTCCATCTCCAAATCGCCCCAAGATACGGATGAAATAGAAAAGAAGTGACGGCTGACATTTCCATTGGAATCTATGCCTATACACTTCTACTCTGTGACAATCAGCATTGAGGAGACAGGACACGAAACACATCATGTTGTTTGCACAGAATGGCTGAGCCCCCTAATGTTAGGAGACacccaggtcgcaattgtaaatgagaacttgttctcaacttgcctacctggttaaataaaggtgaaataaataaataaataaataaaaattaacaaACAATCAGCAACAGGTTTGTTGGATTTAATATTTTAACCTGCTCAGGAATTCTAATAAACCCTATCTAGTAGATGCAAAGGCCTGTTTAAAGACACGTTCTTCTCCTACTAGCCACGTTTACCCGTCTTCAGGAAGAGATCGCAGCTAATATCAATATTTCATAAACAAATGAGTGATTTGATGGAGGGAAGCATCAGAGTGGCCCTGGAGGGTCTGGATCAATGGCAGGATGGCTCTGCCTGGCTGTCTCTGCCAATCCCAGCCCAGGATAATGTTATTACCCATCAGTCGGAATGGACCATCGACCAGCCCGCTGCTCTTTAAGTGGGCTAATCCGATAAAAAGCATTAAAACATTTGTTCAGTGACACACAGCAGCAGGTCCAGCCCAGCACTCAGGATCGACTCTCTAAAAGGTCTCTCTCCTGGCTGGAGGATCTGCGGTTGGGGCTGTAGTCTTGTGAGTGTTCAGCTACGCACTTCTCTAGGTGTAGTGGTATATGGGACTCTATGAAATAGTGTATGGAATGTCTACAGAACACATCTTTATGGTGAAATACCATAGAGAAAGTGTGTCCAGTGAATACAAAACATGTGTCTTTGCCATGTGCACTGCCTCAAACAGTTCCCTCATGTTGGGCAACACTTCCGGTCTCCCCCCATGCCCTCAGTGCTCTCCCCTCAAGGCCCCACTAAGTTTGTGCAGTGTACTGTAGACTAGACTTCCCCCAGCAACATTTCTGTCCCCTTATACATCACGTCAGCAGCCAAGAATCTCAGCAGATGTGTATgtgtcatatctctctctctctctctctctctctctctctctctctctctctctctctctctctctctctctctctctctctctctctctctccctctctctcatatctcagAGATAAGATCCAGAACGTCTTGTTTGCTCTCCTCCCCCACACTTACCCTCCTCCCCaaactacacacagagactgtCCAGTACATCAACCAATTTCGTTAGAGAATTTATCTACTGTAGCCTTGTATGAGCTGGGTGTTAGGGGCTACggagtgtgtgtggggagggggctAAGAGGCCTTCCCCCTGGGGAGTATAAGGAGTGTGAGCGAAAGCGTGAGAAAGAGGAAATGAAGGAATGGAAATCAGGAAACCACACAGCAGCGATCTATGTTAGTCAACGCACAGGAAGTAATAGTTTCGAATCTACATAGAATACCCATCTAAACAATCCACGTCATAACTGGCTGTGTGGCTTCATAGACAGTAGACTTTCAGGGAAAGTACCAGCTTCAACCTCAGTCTGGGTGGTTCCCTATAGCAGGACTATAAATAGTCTCCCAGGCTTGCTGTTATTTGTATGTCCACAACACCATTAGTGAATTAAAGTTGCAATCTGTATATTCATCTAAACAATTCAGTGTGCTCTATAAAACATgtgctctctgttctctctgttctctctttttttctctctctctttctttctttaccCTCCTTCACGTCTCACTCTCTAAGATGCACATATACTGTACAACCAGTCACTCCAGAACTTCAGTATGGATAAAATACAATACATACTCTTGAAATTGTTTGGATTTCTTACCTTGTCCTTTGAAATTGACACCATAGCAAGTTCCATGTGTGCAACTTAAATGGTGTAAAATTGTCTGTAAGACAAAATAACATTCTGGTACAAGTATAACTgaaactaactatttagcagacTTTGGTTAACACTCATGGTTGCCCTATGTGGTCTCCCTACTAAGCACTGT contains:
- the LOC118364414 gene encoding protein rapunzel-like — its product is MASPLEKVVAQKKEAIEAVMESFERGAEVLASAVGELFPLCVAAAPVLRLALDNVQSKEVFYVKEQFLAVRNKLDVLSTQLEDIDCEIKKGRLDSQYFSVEENIRNQFRKYMDILEAKPQFQEVKKRLFLEHFSKTGGEKNLYVLYDALMGTNSFGESILEVVERYEARNRRLLEDFCVRMKELFCLGLIALLGHCALTKGPDEEQETIQVWSREIERVELKMKACIEACVAAFPEQACLDAQRLLQEKEERNLQDTAQEVQEFLTRKYDWVSWSVRVVNHSGSSYRNWRAGDHFQHMAGQNWFEVLQVNDTNLVVSYSTSPQPVPRDCIRQLMEGPGKKGDAQAVVGVLEKQLAGFVVHAVSHHKESEATWSFPEDCHYWERHKNVALCIHSE